A window of Microbispora hainanensis genomic DNA:
TCAACCAGGCGCTGCAGGGGTTCCTCGAACGCATCGAGAACCCGCGTGCGCCGTGGGACCCCGAGATCTTCCGGACGATCGGCAGGGGCGAGGCCGCCGAAGGACGCGACCTCGAACCCTTCCAGACCGCCATGCGGCTGGGCGCGCGGGTCGCATGGCGGCGGCTCACCGAGGAGTCCGAGCGGCTCGGCCTCGATCCGCGCACGCTGTACGACCTGGGCGAGGCCATCTTCGTCTACCTCGACCAGCTCGCCGACGCGGCCGCGGCGGGCTTCGCCGAGGCGCGGGCGCACGCGGCGGGCGAGATGGAGCGCCGCCGCCGGCGGCTGCTCGACCTGGTGCTCACCCGTCCGGCGGCCTCGCCGGAGGCCGTCGCCGACCTGGCGAGGGCGGTCGGCTGGCGGCTCCCCCGCACGGTCGCCGGAGTGGCCCTGGAGGAGCGCGACGGCGGTTCTCCCCTGCCGGTGCTGCCGCCCGACGTGCTGACCGGGCTCGACCGCAACGTCCCGTGTCTCGTGGTGCCGGACCCTGGCGGCCCCGGGCAGGTGCAGGCGCTGGAGAAGGCGCTGCGCGGCTGGCGGGCGGCGATCGGCCCCGCCGTGCCGCTCGCCGCCGCCGCGAACTCGCTCGGCTGGGCCAGGGAGGCCCTCGACCTCGGCACCCGCGGCATCCTGCCCAGCCGAGGACTGCTGCGCTGCGCCGACCACATGGCCACGCTGGTCGTCTTCAAGGACGAGGACCTCGTTGCCGCCCTCACGGAGGTGCGCCTCGCGCCCCTCGCCCACCTGCGCCAGACGCAGCAGGACCGCCTGGCCGAGACCCTGCTCGCCTGGCTGCGCCACGGCCGGGGCGTCGCCGAGGTCGCCGCCGCGCTCCACGTCCACCCGCAGACCGTGCGCTATCGCCTGCGCCAGATCGAGCAGTTGTACGGCGACGCGCTCGCCGACCCCGACGTCCGGTTCGAGCTGGAGATCGTCCTGCGCGCCCGCCAGGCCCGCCATAACCCGCCCGGCGCATAGGACCCGGCTTCAGACCCCGGCGTTCAGGACTCGGCGTTCACAACCCGGCATTCAGGACTCGGCGTTCACGACGGCGCCCACGACCCGGCGTTTAGGCCCCAGCATTCGGGACCCGGCCTTCACGACCCGGCGTTCACGACGGCGCCCACGACCCGGCGTTCAGGACAGGGTGCCGCCGCTCGTGCGCAGGCCCCGGGTGGCCTGCCGCTCGTGCAGGCCGAACCGCGCCTCCGGCTCCCGCGTGCCGTCGAGGATCTCCGCGACATATCCGGCCAGGACCGGGGCGTGCTTGAACCCGTGCCCGGAGTCGCCGCCGAGCAGCCAGACGCCGTCGTCGATCTCGGCGATGATCCATTCGGCGTCCCTGGTCAGCGAATACTGGCATACCTGGCTGAACACCACCGGCGCGCCCACCAGCGAGGGGAACCGCCTGGCCAGGTAGGCGCGGGCCTGTTCCTCGGTGTGCCGCAGCACCCGCCTGCCGCCGCTCTCCGGGTCGTACGGCTCGCCCTCGGCGTCGCCGGTGATCTTCATTCCCATGCCGTCCAGGTCGCCGTGCCCGTACGCCGACAGGTCGTAGTCGCAGAACGCGGGCAGCGGCGGCGTGGTCCAGTCCCTGGGCACCCCGAAATGGTAGGTGTCCTGCCGCGTCACCTCGATGTGCCCCACCTCGAGCGGAAACAGCCGCGGCAGCCACGCGCCGCACGCCCACACCACGCGGTCCGCCGTCAGCACCTCGCCGTCCGCCACGACCCCGGCCCCTCGTCCGTACGGCACGGCCCGGGCCCGCACCTGCCGTACGCCGGAGGCGGCGGCCAGGCGCGCGGTGACCTGCGTCGCCCGCCGGGCCCGCAGCACGCCGGCGTTCGGCTCCCACAGCACGAAGGCGAGGTCGTCACCCCGCAGGCCGGGGAACCGCCGCGCCGCCTCGGCGGGGTCGAGCAGCTCGTAGGGGATGTCGAGCCGCTCCAGAACGTGGGCGCTGCGCGTCTCCCAGCCGTCCGGGTCACGGGCGAACCACATCAGCCCCGACTCGACGAACAGCTCCTCGCCGGTCCGCTGCTCCAGCCCGCGCCAGGCGTCGCGGGCCTGCCAGGCCAGTCGGGGATACCAGTCGTCGGAGCCGTGCGCGCAGCGCAGCAGGCGGGTCTCCCCGGCGCTGGCCTGACGAACGTGACCCGGCGCGTACTGCTCGACAAGCGTCACGCGCCAGCCCTCGTCGGCCAGCCGCAGCGCCAACGACGCCCCCCAGATCCCCGCCCCCACGACGATCGCCGACTTCATCCACCGCTC
This region includes:
- a CDS encoding PucR family transcriptional regulator gives rise to the protein MPAGVARLLRPHVGEVADQVIAEIQRRVPEYARPEDEVYIKVLRLAVNQALQGFLERIENPRAPWDPEIFRTIGRGEAAEGRDLEPFQTAMRLGARVAWRRLTEESERLGLDPRTLYDLGEAIFVYLDQLADAAAAGFAEARAHAAGEMERRRRRLLDLVLTRPAASPEAVADLARAVGWRLPRTVAGVALEERDGGSPLPVLPPDVLTGLDRNVPCLVVPDPGGPGQVQALEKALRGWRAAIGPAVPLAAAANSLGWAREALDLGTRGILPSRGLLRCADHMATLVVFKDEDLVAALTEVRLAPLAHLRQTQQDRLAETLLAWLRHGRGVAEVAAALHVHPQTVRYRLRQIEQLYGDALADPDVRFELEIVLRARQARHNPPGA
- a CDS encoding NAD(P)/FAD-dependent oxidoreductase, whose protein sequence is MKSAIVVGAGIWGASLALRLADEGWRVTLVEQYAPGHVRQASAGETRLLRCAHGSDDWYPRLAWQARDAWRGLEQRTGEELFVESGLMWFARDPDGWETRSAHVLERLDIPYELLDPAEAARRFPGLRGDDLAFVLWEPNAGVLRARRATQVTARLAAASGVRQVRARAVPYGRGAGVVADGEVLTADRVVWACGAWLPRLFPLEVGHIEVTRQDTYHFGVPRDWTTPPLPAFCDYDLSAYGHGDLDGMGMKITGDAEGEPYDPESGGRRVLRHTEEQARAYLARRFPSLVGAPVVFSQVCQYSLTRDAEWIIAEIDDGVWLLGGDSGHGFKHAPVLAGYVAEILDGTREPEARFGLHERQATRGLRTSGGTLS